One window of the Pseudarthrobacter sp. ATCC 49987 genome contains the following:
- a CDS encoding transglycosylase domain-containing protein, translated as MGRTGSKLGAALRRVLGYFTVSALCGVLAASLLVPAVAGAGVALRESVTMFNNLPAELTVDAPSQSTTVLTADGKTIATFYAENRVKVGLDQMSPYIKDAIVAIEDRRFYEHGGVDGQGILRALASNLTSGGRQGASTLTQQYVTNVLNESLMSADKGDRIVLNGQKSIADKVREMRLAIELEKKYTKDQILEGYLNIVFFSRDAYGIEAASRYFFSTPAKSLTLPQAALLAGLVKSPSFYNPVVHPDNAIQRRNQVLDAMLTLGRISRTDYDAAVATGVELAVTPGKQGCAGAEMAPYFCDYVSHLILNNPAYGVDLAARVRKLYRGGLTITTTLDSRLQAAAQEQVDATAGANPDKWGASLVSIGPGTGKILAMAQNTVFLPEPGKFDTQLNFNVDSKDSKGNDLNGAGGFQPGSTMKPFTLAEWLREGKSLAETVDASRRSYPLDFKWKSSCGKVLGAYNTKERNRGAADDLQNNDAGYYRRMRVDYGVYNSINTATFAEAAQLDFCGIQKTVDAVGLHSGLDNAQVNMHQLGNLLGAIGVAPLILANAFATFANDGTYCEPVAIVEVTDAAGKNLPAETKSCRDAIKPSVARGVNSVLQDVLKKGSGVYIKPKVHSSFPVAAKTGTSNTNGATWVVGYTSGISTASFFGDALEGQKRPGQNVTVNGKFYKSIDGYMLAGPQWANYMLQVAGLYPAAEFPPPPESMTKKPDHNE; from the coding sequence ATGGGACGAACCGGATCCAAACTGGGCGCGGCCCTCCGAAGAGTGCTCGGATACTTCACGGTGAGCGCACTCTGCGGCGTACTGGCCGCCAGCCTCCTGGTCCCCGCCGTCGCCGGGGCCGGCGTTGCCCTGAGGGAATCGGTCACGATGTTCAACAACCTGCCCGCGGAACTGACGGTCGATGCGCCGTCGCAGTCCACCACGGTCCTCACCGCGGACGGCAAGACGATCGCCACCTTCTACGCGGAGAACCGGGTGAAGGTCGGGCTCGACCAGATGTCGCCGTACATCAAGGACGCAATTGTCGCCATCGAGGACCGGCGCTTCTACGAACACGGGGGTGTCGACGGACAGGGAATCCTGCGCGCCCTGGCGTCGAACCTGACCAGCGGCGGCCGGCAGGGCGCCTCCACCCTGACCCAGCAGTACGTCACCAACGTCCTCAACGAGTCACTGATGTCCGCGGACAAGGGCGATCGGATTGTCCTCAATGGGCAGAAGAGCATTGCCGACAAGGTCCGCGAAATGCGGCTCGCGATCGAACTGGAGAAGAAGTACACCAAGGACCAGATCCTTGAGGGCTACCTCAACATCGTGTTTTTCAGCCGGGATGCCTACGGCATTGAGGCCGCGTCGCGCTACTTCTTCAGCACCCCTGCCAAGAGCCTGACACTGCCGCAGGCCGCCCTCCTCGCCGGCCTGGTGAAAAGCCCCAGCTTCTACAACCCGGTTGTCCATCCCGACAACGCCATCCAGCGGCGCAACCAGGTCCTCGACGCCATGCTCACCCTCGGCCGGATCTCCCGCACTGACTACGACGCCGCCGTCGCCACCGGGGTGGAACTCGCCGTCACGCCGGGGAAGCAGGGCTGTGCCGGCGCCGAAATGGCGCCGTACTTTTGCGACTACGTGTCACACCTGATCCTGAACAACCCGGCCTACGGCGTCGACCTCGCCGCCCGGGTGCGGAAGCTGTACCGCGGCGGCCTGACGATCACCACCACGCTGGACAGCCGGCTGCAGGCGGCGGCGCAGGAACAGGTCGATGCCACGGCCGGGGCCAACCCGGACAAGTGGGGCGCGTCGCTGGTCTCCATCGGGCCGGGGACGGGGAAGATTCTGGCCATGGCGCAAAACACGGTTTTCCTCCCCGAACCCGGGAAGTTCGATACCCAGCTGAACTTCAATGTCGATTCGAAAGACTCCAAGGGCAATGACCTGAACGGCGCCGGCGGGTTCCAACCCGGGTCCACCATGAAACCGTTCACCCTGGCGGAATGGCTCAGGGAGGGCAAGTCGCTGGCCGAGACGGTGGATGCCTCCCGGCGGTCGTATCCACTCGATTTCAAGTGGAAATCCAGCTGCGGAAAGGTCCTGGGCGCCTACAACACGAAGGAGAGGAACCGCGGCGCGGCGGACGACCTGCAGAACAACGACGCCGGCTACTACCGCCGCATGCGCGTCGACTACGGGGTCTATAACTCCATCAACACCGCCACCTTCGCGGAGGCTGCCCAGCTGGATTTCTGCGGCATCCAGAAGACGGTGGACGCCGTGGGACTCCACAGCGGCCTGGATAACGCACAGGTCAACATGCATCAGCTGGGCAACCTGCTGGGGGCGATTGGCGTCGCGCCGCTCATTCTGGCCAACGCATTTGCCACCTTCGCCAACGACGGCACGTACTGCGAGCCGGTCGCCATTGTGGAAGTGACCGACGCGGCGGGGAAGAACCTTCCGGCGGAGACCAAGTCCTGCCGCGATGCCATCAAGCCCAGCGTTGCCCGGGGGGTAAACTCCGTCCTGCAGGACGTGCTGAAAAAGGGGTCCGGCGTCTACATCAAGCCCAAAGTCCACAGCAGCTTCCCGGTCGCGGCCAAGACGGGCACGTCCAACACCAACGGCGCCACCTGGGTGGTTGGCTACACGTCCGGAATTTCCACGGCGTCGTTCTTCGGCGACGCCCTGGAAGGCCAGAAACGGCCAGGCCAGAACGTCACCGTCAACGGCAAGTTCTACAAGAGCATCGACGGCTACATGCTTGCCGGCCCGCAGTGGGCCAACTACATGCTGCAGGTCGCCGGGCTTTATCCCGCCGCGGAATTCCCGCCCCCGCCGGAGTCCATGACCAAGAAACCTGATCACAATGAGTAG
- a CDS encoding mycothiol transferase — protein MKSNDLLLDAFGRIRDTVAATLDGVDGETLIRRPAGNGNSMAWLIWHLARVEDAQLASAAGLEQVWTSQGFAGRFNLPLAERDTGYGHSTEKVDAVKAPPELLLEYYEAVHRQTVEFLETLVDADFDRIVDTRWDPPVTLGVRLVSTIADCLQHVGQAAYARGLNPARAV, from the coding sequence ATGAAATCCAACGACCTGCTGCTGGACGCCTTCGGCCGGATCCGCGACACCGTGGCCGCCACTCTTGACGGGGTCGACGGCGAAACCCTGATCCGTCGGCCCGCGGGCAACGGGAACTCGATGGCGTGGCTGATCTGGCATCTCGCCCGGGTGGAGGACGCGCAGCTCGCCTCCGCCGCCGGCCTGGAACAGGTCTGGACATCGCAGGGATTCGCGGGCCGTTTCAATCTGCCGTTGGCCGAACGCGACACCGGCTACGGCCATTCAACAGAGAAGGTGGACGCTGTGAAGGCCCCGCCGGAGCTGCTGCTCGAGTACTACGAGGCCGTTCACCGGCAGACCGTAGAGTTCCTGGAAACCCTCGTCGACGCGGACTTTGACCGCATCGTCGACACCCGCTGGGATCCACCCGTCACGCTCGGCGTGCGGCTGGTCAGCACCATCGCCGACTGCCTCCAGCACGTGGGTCAGGCCGCCTACGCCAGGGGCCTCAACCCCGCCCGCGCAGTCTAG
- a CDS encoding universal stress protein, protein MTSTDSFVVVVGFDGSENSRNALRWGMDEAKQRDGEIRLITVWSKPPLAWYPALLETAAGEVVTEDSPRQAAETLQAAALKAAEDEGVSATGEIVHNDSAASALLDAAQGADLVVVGSRGHGGFPGLHLGSVATQIVNHAPCPVLVVRPKAS, encoded by the coding sequence ATGACCAGTACAGATTCGTTCGTGGTTGTGGTTGGTTTTGACGGTTCCGAGAATTCCCGAAATGCCTTGAGGTGGGGCATGGACGAGGCCAAACAGCGCGACGGCGAGATTCGTCTCATCACCGTCTGGAGCAAACCGCCGCTCGCCTGGTATCCGGCGCTGCTGGAAACGGCCGCCGGCGAAGTCGTGACGGAAGATTCTCCGCGGCAAGCAGCTGAGACGTTGCAGGCTGCGGCACTGAAGGCCGCTGAGGATGAGGGGGTGTCTGCCACCGGCGAGATCGTCCACAACGATTCGGCGGCGTCAGCCCTTCTGGACGCCGCCCAAGGGGCGGATCTCGTGGTGGTTGGTTCGCGCGGGCACGGCGGATTTCCCGGTCTGCACCTGGGCTCGGTGGCGACGCAGATCGTCAATCATGCCCCGTGCCCCGTCCTTGTCGTCCGCCCCAAGGCTTCCTGA
- a CDS encoding GYD domain-containing protein, with protein MAKYLFEANYVGEGIKGLMREGGTKRRDALVEALKSVGGSLECFYYAFGETDVLGVFEVPGPADAAALSLMINSTGSVNVRLKPLMAPEDLDEAAKKTPSYRAPGQ; from the coding sequence ATGGCCAAGTATCTGTTTGAAGCGAACTACGTGGGAGAAGGCATTAAGGGCCTCATGCGCGAAGGCGGCACGAAGCGCCGCGATGCGCTCGTCGAGGCGCTCAAATCCGTAGGAGGCTCGCTCGAGTGCTTCTACTACGCCTTCGGGGAGACCGACGTGCTGGGGGTCTTCGAGGTTCCGGGGCCGGCAGACGCCGCGGCCCTTTCCCTCATGATCAATTCGACGGGCTCCGTAAACGTGCGTCTGAAGCCGCTGATGGCGCCGGAGGACCTTGACGAAGCGGCAAAGAAGACCCCGTCCTACCGGGCCCCCGGGCAGTAG
- a CDS encoding YybH family protein → MDDLNAFLAAVMPRLTEAETALHNGDAEPRKAMWSGNDPVTLFGAVMTKIGRDRVAPAFDHLASQFSDCTSFDYEVIAAGASGDLGYLVGIEHTTASIGGAEPLPYALRVTTVFRREDGEWKVIHRHGDALPDGDSDATRLQLSRFEELDSSPDDAK, encoded by the coding sequence GTGGACGATCTGAACGCATTTCTGGCAGCTGTCATGCCCCGGCTGACAGAGGCCGAAACCGCACTGCACAACGGGGACGCGGAACCACGGAAAGCCATGTGGTCAGGCAATGATCCGGTGACGCTGTTCGGTGCTGTCATGACTAAAATCGGACGCGACCGAGTGGCGCCGGCTTTTGACCATCTGGCATCCCAATTTTCGGACTGCACGTCCTTTGACTACGAAGTCATCGCGGCCGGTGCCAGCGGCGACCTTGGCTACCTTGTGGGCATCGAGCACACGACGGCGTCGATCGGCGGGGCGGAGCCACTGCCCTACGCGCTGAGGGTGACCACCGTGTTCCGGCGCGAGGACGGCGAGTGGAAGGTCATCCACCGGCATGGCGATGCCCTGCCGGACGGTGACAGCGACGCCACCCGCCTCCAGCTCAGCCGGTTCGAAGAGTTGGACAGCAGCCCGGACGACGCCAAATAG
- a CDS encoding nuclease-related domain-containing protein: MTADPAPATLGARVPAQAVMEELLALQGLEPRRSTLQRIFGVSPLSEETRSWYKGALGEIMVGRILAELGPDWLVLHAVPVGAGSSDIDHVLVGPAGVFTINTKNHSGQPVWVAGRTLMVAGKKTRHLYNAAHEAARASKLLGAAVGSAVDVTGVVVILEPKKLTIKSAPDQVSVVTERQLLRWLKRRSQVLDPGQVSRIAAAAVVARTWHRSPGQPGDAGAVQQNFAALRLLVHRARRRRAAWVLGLPAVGFLTLATGGQLGAIVQVLTGR, translated from the coding sequence ATGACCGCCGATCCCGCACCCGCTACATTGGGGGCGCGGGTACCGGCCCAGGCTGTCATGGAGGAGCTGCTCGCCCTCCAGGGTTTGGAGCCGCGGCGCTCCACCCTCCAGCGGATCTTTGGCGTCAGCCCCCTAAGCGAGGAGACCCGGTCCTGGTACAAGGGCGCTTTGGGGGAGATCATGGTCGGAAGAATCCTGGCGGAGCTGGGGCCGGACTGGCTGGTGCTGCATGCTGTGCCGGTGGGGGCGGGTTCCTCTGATATCGATCACGTCCTGGTGGGCCCTGCCGGCGTCTTCACCATCAACACGAAGAACCACTCCGGCCAGCCTGTTTGGGTGGCCGGGCGGACCCTCATGGTGGCAGGAAAGAAAACGCGCCACCTCTACAACGCGGCGCATGAAGCGGCCCGGGCGTCCAAGCTGCTCGGCGCGGCGGTCGGTTCGGCGGTCGATGTCACCGGAGTCGTGGTGATTCTGGAACCCAAGAAGCTCACGATCAAGTCGGCGCCGGACCAGGTGTCAGTGGTTACGGAGCGGCAGCTTTTGCGCTGGCTCAAGCGGCGCAGCCAGGTGCTGGACCCGGGACAGGTGTCCCGGATTGCAGCGGCGGCCGTTGTTGCGCGGACCTGGCACCGGAGCCCTGGCCAGCCGGGTGACGCCGGTGCTGTCCAGCAGAACTTCGCTGCCCTGCGGTTGCTGGTGCACAGGGCACGACGGCGCCGGGCAGCTTGGGTGCTGGGCCTGCCCGCCGTTGGGTTTCTGACGCTTGCCACCGGAGGCCAGCTGGGGGCGATCGTGCAGGTGCTCACGGGCCGCTGA
- a CDS encoding HNH endonuclease produces the protein MDGNQGPDVAPGAAGGVTATDVARILAGLPAPDSPAALLEETRELEDLKSALAARQARHAVAFDLSQRRDQADAGMPTAELGAGVGAQIALARRESPARGSRLLGLAKALVSEMPHTLAALETGQLTEWRATLLVKETACLTAEDRAAVDAELAPDTGTFDGAGDRKIIAAARTAAYRRDTRSVTQRASHAATERHVSLRPAPDTMCYLTALLPVAAGVAVHAALTRHADTLCNSGDPRTRGQLMAGTLVERTTGTPGGISGIEIQLVMTDRTLFQGDSEPARLPGYGIVPAGWARGMLTDTGASGEERAFTTWLRRLYTAPGTGELTALDSRARLFPPGLRRFLTLRDDTCRTPYCDAPIRHFDHIIPWHNGGTTSHSNGAGLCEACNHTKEIPGWSSRPRPGPRHTLQITTPTGHTYQSTAPPLPGTGADPPEPDPDPAKSPNHRRERRQRDQMLLRARAKSRLAA, from the coding sequence ATGGACGGAAATCAGGGGCCCGACGTGGCTCCGGGAGCAGCTGGCGGGGTGACGGCCACGGACGTAGCCCGGATCCTGGCCGGCCTCCCGGCCCCGGACAGCCCCGCTGCGCTCCTCGAGGAAACGCGCGAGCTGGAGGACCTCAAGTCCGCCCTGGCCGCCCGCCAGGCCCGACACGCCGTCGCGTTCGACCTGTCCCAGCGCCGTGACCAGGCCGACGCCGGGATGCCGACGGCGGAACTCGGCGCAGGGGTCGGCGCGCAGATCGCCCTGGCCCGGCGCGAATCCCCCGCCCGCGGCAGCCGGCTCCTGGGTTTGGCGAAGGCGCTTGTCAGCGAAATGCCCCACACCCTCGCGGCCCTGGAGACCGGGCAGCTCACCGAATGGCGCGCCACCCTCCTCGTGAAGGAAACCGCGTGCCTGACCGCGGAGGACCGGGCCGCCGTCGACGCCGAACTCGCGCCCGACACCGGAACCTTCGACGGCGCCGGAGACCGGAAGATCATCGCCGCGGCCCGCACCGCGGCCTACCGGCGGGATACCCGTTCGGTCACCCAGCGCGCCAGCCACGCCGCGACCGAACGCCACGTCAGCCTCCGCCCGGCCCCCGACACCATGTGCTATTTGACCGCGCTGCTCCCGGTCGCCGCCGGGGTCGCCGTCCATGCCGCGCTCACCCGGCACGCCGACACCCTCTGCAACTCCGGGGACCCCCGCACGCGCGGGCAGCTCATGGCCGGCACCCTCGTCGAACGCACCACAGGCACCCCCGGCGGGATCAGCGGCATCGAAATCCAGCTCGTCATGACCGACCGCACCCTCTTCCAGGGCGACAGCGAACCCGCCCGTCTCCCCGGCTACGGCATCGTCCCCGCAGGCTGGGCCCGCGGGATGCTCACAGACACCGGTGCATCCGGGGAAGAACGGGCCTTCACCACCTGGCTCCGCCGGCTCTACACCGCCCCCGGCACCGGCGAACTCACCGCCCTGGACTCCCGCGCCCGGCTCTTCCCGCCCGGACTCCGCCGCTTCCTCACCCTCCGCGACGACACCTGCCGCACCCCTTACTGCGACGCCCCCATCAGACACTTCGACCACATCATCCCCTGGCACAACGGCGGCACCACCAGCCACAGCAACGGCGCCGGACTCTGCGAAGCCTGCAACCACACCAAAGAAATCCCCGGCTGGTCCTCCCGACCACGCCCCGGACCCAGACACACCCTCCAAATCACGACGCCGACCGGGCACACTTACCAATCCACCGCCCCGCCGCTGCCCGGAACCGGCGCCGACCCACCGGAACCGGACCCGGACCCGGCCAAGAGCCCCAACCACCGCCGCGAACGCCGCCAACGGGACCAAATGCTCCTGCGCGCCCGGGCAAAAAGCCGCCTCGCAGCCTGA
- a CDS encoding DNA alkylation repair protein, which translates to MSDAGDFIDSALQRESSWSRAEEAEARLGSGHRYYGSSVGAVRGTVRDALRRHPDLTHDDITALSSELWEVPVFERRLAAVVLLQANVRSLTNTDLTRMEGFVRSARLGALVDPLAVDVVGPLIAGLDVVGRVRADSVLDRWVQDPDGWLRRAALLSPLRALRAGAGDWPRFVRHARAVLAESPATEPREDDDGADAAEAVSLVLTDMARHRPELEF; encoded by the coding sequence ATGAGTGACGCCGGGGATTTCATTGACTCAGCGCTTCAGCGCGAGTCGTCGTGGAGCCGCGCCGAGGAGGCCGAAGCAAGGCTCGGCAGCGGTCACCGGTACTACGGTTCGTCCGTCGGAGCCGTGCGCGGAACGGTCCGCGACGCCCTCCGCCGCCACCCGGACCTGACGCACGACGACATCACTGCGCTGAGTTCCGAGTTGTGGGAGGTGCCCGTCTTCGAACGCCGCCTCGCCGCCGTCGTACTCCTGCAAGCAAACGTCCGTTCGCTGACCAATACTGACCTGACCCGGATGGAGGGCTTCGTGCGGAGTGCTCGGCTGGGCGCCCTGGTGGATCCCCTCGCCGTCGACGTCGTTGGACCCCTGATCGCGGGGCTCGACGTCGTCGGCAGGGTCCGCGCCGACAGTGTCCTGGACCGTTGGGTGCAGGATCCCGATGGCTGGCTGCGCCGGGCGGCCCTGCTGTCCCCGCTGCGCGCGCTCCGTGCCGGCGCGGGGGACTGGCCACGGTTCGTGCGCCACGCCCGCGCCGTTCTGGCGGAGTCACCTGCCACGGAACCACGGGAGGACGACGACGGCGCGGACGCCGCCGAGGCGGTCTCCCTCGTGCTCACCGACATGGCCCGGCACCGGCCTGAGCTGGAATTCTGA
- a CDS encoding NlpC/P60 family protein, with amino-acid sequence MISSNTRAPKRADLRSKRRTAGTVGRQAAVLVAASGMVLSGAMAANAADAPAERGSAPASSVDVKGQVGAPVMADSAVQITFERPAVETAPAPVVEAPKPAAAPKAPAAPAPAAKATVKVQSAPAPAAAPAAGGVNATLLSMAYGQIGITQDCTAMVEKALNAAGIPVGNIGPTAFLNYGKVVADPQPGDIIVQSGHVAIYAGNGQAISGGMNGVNATMTHPLSWLTATGPVTFVRAG; translated from the coding sequence ATGATTTCCAGCAATACCCGTGCGCCCAAGCGCGCCGATCTTCGCAGCAAACGCCGTACCGCCGGGACCGTCGGCCGCCAGGCCGCAGTCCTCGTCGCCGCTTCCGGAATGGTGCTCAGCGGCGCCATGGCCGCCAACGCAGCCGATGCACCGGCCGAGCGCGGCTCCGCCCCGGCCTCGTCCGTTGACGTCAAGGGCCAGGTCGGCGCGCCGGTCATGGCGGACTCCGCTGTCCAGATCACTTTCGAGCGCCCCGCCGTTGAGACGGCGCCGGCACCCGTGGTCGAGGCGCCCAAGCCCGCGGCCGCCCCGAAGGCCCCGGCAGCACCGGCCCCCGCCGCCAAGGCGACGGTGAAGGTCCAGTCGGCACCCGCTCCCGCCGCTGCCCCGGCCGCCGGTGGAGTCAACGCCACCCTGCTGTCCATGGCATACGGCCAGATCGGCATCACGCAGGACTGCACCGCCATGGTGGAGAAAGCCCTGAACGCTGCCGGCATCCCGGTCGGCAACATCGGGCCGACGGCCTTCCTGAATTACGGCAAGGTAGTCGCCGATCCGCAGCCCGGCGACATCATCGTCCAGTCCGGCCACGTTGCCATCTACGCCGGCAACGGCCAGGCCATCAGCGGCGGCATGAACGGCGTCAACGCCACCATGACGCACCCGCTGTCCTGGCTGACCGCCACCGGCCCCGTGACGTTCGTCCGCGCCGGCTAG
- a CDS encoding dihydrofolate reductase family protein — protein sequence MRKVILMMQVSLDGFIEGPERDLSWHRVDEELHSHFNEELRTMGAFLDGRVTYELMADYWPTADQDPSSTAAEIEFARIWRDMPKIVYSRTLATADWNTEVVRDVVAEDVVRLKEQPGGDLALGGADLAAAFRRLGLIDEYRIYVHPVLVGRGKSLFQAADAMTPLRLLESRAFGNGVVLLRYAAEPDAAHAKDR from the coding sequence ATGCGCAAGGTCATCCTGATGATGCAGGTGTCCCTCGACGGATTCATCGAGGGCCCGGAACGGGACCTGAGCTGGCACCGCGTCGATGAGGAACTGCACAGCCACTTCAATGAGGAGCTCCGGACCATGGGCGCCTTCCTGGACGGCCGCGTCACCTACGAGCTGATGGCCGACTACTGGCCGACGGCGGACCAGGACCCCTCGAGCACTGCCGCGGAGATCGAGTTCGCCCGGATCTGGCGGGACATGCCCAAGATCGTCTACTCCCGGACGCTGGCGACGGCGGACTGGAACACCGAGGTGGTGCGCGACGTCGTCGCTGAGGACGTTGTGCGGCTCAAGGAACAGCCCGGCGGTGACCTGGCGCTGGGCGGCGCCGATCTCGCGGCGGCGTTCCGGCGGCTCGGGCTGATCGATGAGTACCGGATCTATGTGCACCCGGTCCTCGTCGGCCGGGGCAAGTCCCTGTTCCAGGCAGCGGATGCCATGACGCCGCTCCGTTTGCTGGAGAGCCGGGCCTTCGGCAACGGCGTGGTGCTGCTGCGGTACGCGGCGGAGCCGGACGCCGCGCACGCAAAAGACCGGTGA
- a CDS encoding helix-turn-helix transcriptional regulator → MGDVLSIGAGIRSARKDAGITQEDLAHLAGISVRTVRAIETGTGNPSLQAVVAVSDVLGLRLTVH, encoded by the coding sequence ATGGGTGATGTGCTGTCGATTGGAGCCGGCATCCGGAGTGCCCGCAAGGATGCCGGGATCACTCAGGAGGACCTTGCCCACCTGGCCGGGATTTCGGTTCGCACCGTTCGGGCGATCGAGACTGGGACCGGCAACCCCTCGCTGCAGGCCGTGGTGGCCGTGAGCGATGTCCTGGGCCTGCGCCTGACGGTGCACTGA
- a CDS encoding type II toxin-antitoxin system HipA family toxin, whose translation MPAELQDLKFVRDADVYKGGTLAGHLNRTGFGGVRFSYATEYLAGGGPAVSVSLPLSGAAVESPGGALPAFFAGLLPEGHRLTVLKNATKTSFDDELTLLLAVGADVPGDVQVVPAGEVPVDPPALADTSRPETLDFSALVNAVDLHGLPGVQRKTSASMLTTPLAVKGHRYLLKLDPPEHPHLVENEAAHLQGARALKIPVARCSVIEDRNGLRGLLVERFDRVKGPAGTWVRLPLEDGTQVLGLPPASKYGVSSEDVATALAATCTAPLVASRNLYLQFVFAWLTGNGDLHAKNLAVLGSPRGFVMAPVFDVPCTLLYGDETLALPVSGKTRHLKAKHWAELARSLGLPERAAAAANRTALAAAAVIRLEDLPFTGSPLRGAQRELRFRRRELAG comes from the coding sequence ATGCCGGCCGAACTGCAGGACCTGAAGTTCGTCCGGGATGCGGACGTCTACAAGGGTGGAACCCTCGCCGGGCATCTGAACAGGACCGGCTTCGGCGGGGTCCGGTTCAGCTATGCCACGGAGTACCTCGCCGGCGGCGGCCCGGCCGTGTCCGTGTCCCTGCCACTGTCCGGTGCTGCCGTGGAATCCCCCGGGGGTGCACTGCCGGCGTTCTTTGCAGGGCTGCTGCCCGAGGGCCACCGGCTCACGGTCCTGAAGAACGCGACCAAGACCAGCTTCGACGATGAGCTGACCCTGCTGCTGGCCGTGGGGGCTGATGTCCCCGGTGACGTGCAGGTGGTCCCGGCCGGCGAGGTCCCGGTGGATCCGCCCGCCCTTGCCGATACCTCGCGGCCGGAGACCCTGGATTTCTCGGCCCTGGTCAACGCCGTGGATCTCCACGGGCTGCCCGGAGTCCAGCGCAAGACCAGCGCCTCGATGCTGACCACACCACTGGCGGTCAAGGGCCACCGCTACCTGCTCAAACTGGACCCGCCGGAACACCCCCACCTCGTGGAGAACGAGGCAGCGCACCTGCAGGGTGCCAGGGCGCTGAAGATCCCGGTGGCCAGGTGCTCGGTCATCGAAGACCGGAACGGACTACGGGGGCTGCTGGTGGAACGGTTCGACCGGGTGAAAGGCCCGGCCGGGACCTGGGTCCGGCTGCCACTGGAGGACGGGACCCAGGTTCTGGGCCTGCCGCCGGCGTCCAAGTACGGCGTCAGTTCCGAAGACGTCGCGACAGCGCTCGCCGCCACGTGTACCGCACCGCTGGTCGCGAGCCGGAACCTGTACCTGCAGTTTGTCTTTGCCTGGCTGACCGGCAACGGCGACCTGCACGCCAAGAACCTCGCGGTCCTGGGCAGCCCGCGCGGATTCGTGATGGCCCCGGTCTTCGATGTCCCCTGCACGCTGCTGTACGGCGACGAGACGCTGGCGCTGCCGGTATCCGGCAAGACGCGCCACCTCAAAGCCAAGCACTGGGCGGAATTGGCCCGTTCCCTCGGCCTGCCGGAGCGGGCCGCCGCTGCCGCCAACCGGACGGCGCTCGCCGCGGCTGCCGTGATCCGGCTTGAAGACCTGCCCTTCACGGGTTCTCCGCTTCGCGGGGCGCAGCGTGAACTCCGCTTCCGGCGCCGGGAACTGGCGGGCTGA
- a CDS encoding serine hydrolase yields MDTWGPGRHFSSGRHTHESARRAGQGSPGLIGRIHPQHLLVLVAVLGLIAAATIYATIQGREPAYAGAPPASSVSPSPAPAGESGPLPATGPASGAGSPSAAPPAPVTTPAPAPAVVAPPEPAIGAPLDAEINAVIQANSGYRVGVALIDVADGVVHEYGVRTKFVAASTGKILAAAAYYHLVETGKASLGTPMGASTAGQQIRQMVQQSNNESWALVLSAVGYRGLTNYAASIGIPYDRSVNALTPTEMARTLAELYSGRLLNAGNTRQLLSYMQNTNYEVLIPAAVPPGVSVFHKYGLLNGYLHDASILVQGERAYVFVVYTLGRDMSDMAARTRVIHQLTGTVTAGLF; encoded by the coding sequence ATGGACACCTGGGGGCCCGGCCGGCACTTCAGCAGTGGCCGGCACACACATGAGTCTGCCCGGAGGGCCGGCCAGGGTTCGCCGGGGCTCATCGGCCGGATCCACCCGCAGCACCTGTTGGTGCTGGTTGCAGTCCTTGGCCTGATCGCGGCCGCGACAATCTACGCCACCATCCAGGGCCGGGAACCCGCCTACGCCGGTGCTCCGCCGGCGTCGTCGGTGTCCCCCTCGCCGGCCCCCGCCGGGGAATCGGGACCGCTGCCGGCCACCGGCCCCGCCAGCGGTGCCGGATCGCCGTCGGCAGCACCCCCGGCGCCGGTCACGACGCCGGCCCCGGCGCCCGCCGTCGTCGCTCCGCCCGAGCCCGCCATCGGAGCGCCGCTGGACGCGGAAATCAATGCCGTCATCCAGGCCAACAGCGGCTACCGGGTGGGCGTGGCCCTGATCGACGTGGCGGACGGCGTGGTCCACGAATATGGCGTGAGAACCAAGTTCGTGGCCGCGAGTACCGGGAAGATCCTCGCCGCCGCGGCGTACTACCATCTGGTGGAAACGGGCAAGGCCTCGCTCGGGACCCCGATGGGGGCGTCCACCGCGGGCCAGCAGATCCGGCAGATGGTCCAGCAAAGCAACAACGAATCGTGGGCGCTGGTCCTGTCTGCGGTTGGCTACAGGGGTCTGACCAACTATGCCGCCTCGATCGGCATCCCCTACGACCGGTCGGTCAATGCCCTGACTCCGACGGAGATGGCAAGGACACTGGCCGAGCTCTACAGCGGACGGCTGCTCAACGCCGGGAACACCCGGCAGCTGCTGTCCTACATGCAGAACACCAACTACGAAGTGCTCATCCCCGCCGCCGTGCCTCCCGGGGTCAGCGTCTTCCACAAGTACGGTCTGCTGAACGGATACCTGCACGACGCGAGCATTCTGGTGCAGGGGGAGCGGGCGTACGTGTTTGTGGTCTACACGCTTGGCCGGGACATGTCGGACATGGCGGCCCGGACCCGCGTCATCCACCAGCTCACCGGGACAGTCACCGCGGGGCTCTTCTGA